In the genome of Ignavibacteriales bacterium, one region contains:
- a CDS encoding SH3-like domain-containing protein produces the protein MKKLFYFAIVLFLITGCENKEQTENINQNTKPGTRAVTVTEKLDASNYTYLNVEENGQKFWIAVPQMEVKEGETLYFTKSMEMKDFKSETLNKTFESVLFVEDISRIPQVNKEQLSNVHSVVGSATKENIKVEPLADGYTIEKIFSEKESLSGKIVKVKGVVVKVNSQIMNRNWIHLQDGTGAQGNFDLMVTSNDEVEVGQVVVAEGKVTVNKDFGSGYSYAVLLEEAKVKPE, from the coding sequence ATGAAAAAGCTATTTTATTTTGCAATAGTACTATTTCTGATAACAGGATGCGAGAATAAAGAACAGACGGAAAACATAAACCAGAACACTAAACCAGGAACAAGAGCAGTTACTGTCACGGAAAAATTAGATGCTTCCAACTATACTTATCTGAATGTTGAAGAGAATGGACAGAAATTCTGGATAGCCGTACCTCAGATGGAAGTGAAAGAAGGAGAAACACTTTACTTTACAAAAAGTATGGAGATGAAAGATTTTAAAAGCGAAACACTCAATAAAACTTTTGAATCAGTTTTGTTTGTCGAAGATATATCCCGTATACCTCAGGTAAACAAAGAACAATTATCAAATGTGCATTCAGTTGTGGGATCTGCGACGAAAGAAAATATAAAAGTTGAGCCGCTTGCTGACGGTTACACAATTGAAAAAATATTTTCGGAAAAAGAATCACTCTCTGGAAAAATTGTTAAAGTTAAAGGTGTTGTTGTAAAAGTAAATTCACAGATAATGAACCGCAACTGGATTCACCTTCAGGATGGAACCGGTGCTCAGGGTAATTTTGATCTGATGGTAACGAGTAATGATGAGGTAGAAGTAGGTCAGGTTGTTGTTGCTGAAGGAAAAGTTACTGTGAATAAAGATTTTGGTTCAGGTTATTCTTACGCTGTGCTTCTTGAAGAAGCAAAGGTAAAGCCTGAATAA